A stretch of DNA from Candidatus Poribacteria bacterium:
TTGCCCTCGGCGAGAGACGCAAGGGAGGGGAATTCGAGTATCCGGGCGAGGAGGTTATGGTCGGCTGAAAGGACTCATCGCTGGAGCTCTTTCAAATGTTGCCGCGCTTCATCGGCCCATCTCTCAGGCGGATTCAGCTTCAGGAACCTCTTAAATCTGTCTATGGCCAACTGCTTCTTGCCGACATATTCATAAAGAAGGGCGAGGTTGAAGTTGGCCGTCAGATCGTCCGGTTTGACCTGAAGGGCTCTTTCGAACATATCGATGGCAGCCATCGTCTTGCCCATGTTGTAGAGCGTGTTGGCGTAGTTTATCATCGCCGTCACATCATTCGGCCTGAGCTCCAAGGCCCTCTTCAGGTGTTTTTCAGCGGAGGCGAAATCCATCACATACTGCCTGTAAAGGTCCCCCAGCCTTCTATGGGCCTCGGCGTTTTCATCGTCCACCTTCACCTCGGCCTCGTAGTAGGATATCGCCTTCTTGTAGTTCTTATGGTGCTCCTCGGCGATTATCCCGAGCATGAGATTGGCGCCTTTGTATTCGGGATCGATCTTCAACGTCCTCAGCAGCTCTGGCTCGGCCTTGAGCGGCATGTCCATGTCCATATAGGTCATTGCGAGATAGTAATGGGCATCGGCGTTATCCTTTTGGAGCTTTATCACCTGCTTGAGGTCCTCAGCTATGAGCTCGTTACGGTAGAGCTTGCCGCCGATCTGCTTGAAATGACGGGCCATAAGCGCCCTGTAAAAATAGGGACGGGGATCGTTCAAATTGAGCTTTATCGCCTTCATATACTCCTCCATCGCCCTGACGGCGTATCTGTCGTAGTCCTGGACGGACCTCGCGAGCCTATCCAAGGCGCGGGCGTAGCGGAAATGCCACTCCTGGACGTCAGGGTTATACCTGGTGGCCAGCTCATAGTGCTCTGTCGCCTTTTCAAGCTCCCCCTTCCCGTCGAGGAGCAACGCGAGCTGATACTGCTCATCAGGGTGTCGAGGCTCGATCTCCAATCCCTTTGAAAGGGAGCTTATGGCCTCATCCTTAAGTCCTTTACCCAGATATAGCCACCCCAGCCTCAAAAACGGATCACTCTTGGAGGAATCTATCCCGATGGCCAGCTTATACTCATCGATCGCCTTTTCCCTATCGCCCATCTCCTCGTATACGTGGCCCAGCAGGCGATGTCCTTCGTAGCTTTTGGGATCGAGCTCCACCGTCTTAAGCAGATGTTCGAGTGCCTTCTCCCTCTTCCCCATCTCCCTGTATGCCATACCCGCTTTGAGATGGGCTTCGGGGTTATCGGGTGAGATCTCCAGAAGCTCCGTGAGGTATTCGATCGCCTTGGAAAGCTCCTTTCGCCTCAGATAGATGTCCGAGATGCGCATGAGCGACTCAACGTTTCGCGGATCGAGCTCCAGAACCTTGAGGTATTCCGGTATGGCCTTCTCGCTCTCTCCCAGTTCGTCCAGGCACTTCGCCTTGAGCAGATGTCCGTCGACGCTATCGGGTTGGATCAGAAGGAACTTTTCAACCGGGGTGAGGGCGTCGGAGAACTTTTCGGCCTCGAACAGTTTACGCGCCTGATCGAGGAATATCTTCTTCAGATCGGGCTTAAGCTTAATGGCCG
This window harbors:
- a CDS encoding tetratricopeptide repeat protein, producing MRSKAAIVISTILIILTLPVIAPAGRKDEEWQKELRGDYQTVLKATRSVLALHRGLVAKWKAKGHLDDLIALYRRDLQRKPNSGELQYALGYALLVKGEERVSEEAGEHLRKAVELMPQDPLTHYTLGGYFLIKGDRQRAIKEYKECLRIDEKYYPAYYGMGRAFKGKGDIASAERAFLKAIEIKKRWAPPYYELGLIRYEKGDYTGAERSLKRAIKFDPKFRDAYFKLGQTYARMGQDDKALELYKRGSLHGGYTPESLMELASIFQDMGKAGYAIQALKKAVEIAPDHAPAYLLLGDIYYDQDEIETAVRNYKLAIQHDPKLKDHFLKIADRYFSGELSADEARVALDKQLAIDPRDASAHLKYARLERKEGNIDPAITHYGEVLKIDPNLPDVHMELGDLYFERGDRGKARSQYLAAIKLKPDLKKIFLDQARKLFEAEKFSDALTPVEKFLLIQPDSVDGHLLKAKCLDELGESEKAIPEYLKVLELDPRNVESLMRISDIYLRRKELSKAIEYLTELLEISPDNPEAHLKAGMAYREMGKREKALEHLLKTVELDPKSYEGHRLLGHVYEEMGDREKAIDEYKLAIGIDSSKSDPFLRLGWLYLGKGLKDEAISSLSKGLEIEPRHPDEQYQLALLLDGKGELEKATEHYELATRYNPDVQEWHFRYARALDRLARSVQDYDRYAVRAMEEYMKAIKLNLNDPRPYFYRALMARHFKQIGGKLYRNELIAEDLKQVIKLQKDNADAHYYLAMTYMDMDMPLKAEPELLRTLKIDPEYKGANLMLGIIAEEHHKNYKKAISYYEAEVKVDDENAEAHRRLGDLYRQYVMDFASAEKHLKRALELRPNDVTAMINYANTLYNMGKTMAAIDMFERALQVKPDDLTANFNLALLYEYVGKKQLAIDRFKRFLKLNPPERWADEARQHLKELQR